One genomic window of Clostridioides sp. ES-S-0054-01 includes the following:
- the spoVAC gene encoding stage V sporulation protein AC has translation MDKNYKKYVDQISPKPTYLKNYTLAFIVGGIICMIGQAINDLYMKVGGLDKLGASSATSITLIFIGAFLTGLGVYDLIGKRAGAGSIIPITGFANSIVSPAMEYKREGYVLGVGANLFKIAGPVLVYGIGSSILCGIIYYIFKMF, from the coding sequence ATGGATAAAAATTATAAGAAATATGTAGACCAAATAAGCCCAAAACCTACATATTTAAAAAACTATACGCTTGCATTTATTGTAGGTGGAATTATTTGTATGATAGGGCAAGCAATAAATGATTTGTACATGAAAGTTGGAGGTCTTGATAAATTAGGTGCTAGTTCTGCAACATCAATAACGCTAATATTTATAGGGGCATTTTTAACTGGATTAGGAGTCTATGACCTAATAGGAAAAAGGGCTGGAGCTGGTTCTATAATTCCAATAACAGGTTTTGCTAACTCAATAGTATCTCCAGCAATGGAGTATAAAAGAGAAGGTTATGTATTAGGTGTAGGTGCAAACCTATTTAAAATTGCAGGACCAGTTTTAGTTTATGGTATAGGTTCTTCTATTTTATGTGGAATTATTTATTATATTTTTAAGATGTTTTAG
- the spoVAD gene encoding stage V sporulation protein AD, protein MKNKRIGKRTVKLENKPTIISTGTIVGPKEGEGPLKDYFDMIMTDDLYGEKTWELAESKMVETASHKAIQKAGKKLTDVNYMLGGDLINQIVPASFAARELAIPFLGIYGACSTMAEGLCIGSMLIDGGFADLVLSGTSSHYCTAERQFRFPLELGNQKPMTAQWTVTGAGSVLLASNGEGPKVKYVTVGKVIDEGIDDGNNMGPAMAPAAIDTIYSYFEDTNDDPNSFDIIATGDLGTLGKQITEDFLKEKGVDISKVYTDCGIEMFNLKEQDVHCGGSGCGCSATVFAGYIYDKLRKKEFNKVMLVSTGALLSPTSTLQKQTIPCVAHAVVIVNE, encoded by the coding sequence ATGAAAAATAAAAGAATTGGAAAAAGAACAGTCAAGTTAGAAAATAAACCAACAATAATATCAACTGGAACTATAGTGGGTCCTAAGGAAGGTGAAGGACCACTAAAGGACTATTTTGATATGATTATGACCGACGATTTATATGGTGAAAAAACTTGGGAATTAGCTGAAAGTAAAATGGTAGAGACTGCTTCTCATAAAGCTATACAAAAGGCAGGGAAAAAACTGACAGATGTAAATTATATGCTAGGTGGAGATTTAATAAATCAAATAGTGCCAGCATCATTTGCAGCAAGAGAATTGGCAATTCCATTTTTAGGTATATATGGAGCTTGTTCTACAATGGCAGAAGGTCTTTGTATAGGTTCTATGCTTATAGATGGTGGCTTTGCGGATTTAGTACTGTCAGGTACATCAAGCCACTACTGTACAGCAGAAAGACAGTTTAGATTCCCATTGGAACTAGGAAATCAAAAACCAATGACAGCTCAGTGGACAGTTACAGGAGCAGGAAGTGTATTACTAGCTTCTAATGGAGAAGGTCCAAAGGTAAAGTATGTTACAGTTGGTAAAGTAATAGATGAGGGTATTGATGATGGTAATAATATGGGACCAGCTATGGCTCCAGCAGCAATAGATACCATATATTCTTATTTTGAAGATACTAATGATGACCCAAATAGCTTTGATATAATTGCTACTGGAGATTTAGGTACTCTTGGAAAACAGATAACAGAAGACTTTTTAAAAGAAAAGGGTGTAGATATATCAAAAGTTTACACTGACTGTGGTATAGAGATGTTTAACCTTAAAGAACAAGATGTTCATTGTGGTGGAAGTGGATGTGGATGTTCAGCTACAGTATTTGCAGGATATATATATGATAAATTGAGAAAAAAAGAATTTAACAAAGTAATGCTTGTATCAACAGGAGCACTACTTTCGCCGACAAGTACACTACAAAAGCAGACAATACCATGTGTTGCACATGCAGTAGTAATAGTAAATGAGTAG
- the spoVAE gene encoding stage V sporulation protein AE, producing the protein MLMDYVRVFIVGGIICLIAQVMMDYFKMQTPYVMVTYVTTGVVLTFLGLYEPLVKFAAAGATVPIIGFGYSLAKGVMKSIQSDGFLGIFLGGTTATAGGIAAAIFFGYLMSVVFTPKAKP; encoded by the coding sequence ATGTTAATGGACTATGTAAGAGTATTTATTGTAGGTGGAATTATATGTTTAATAGCACAAGTAATGATGGACTATTTTAAAATGCAAACTCCATATGTTATGGTAACATATGTAACAACTGGTGTAGTTTTAACTTTTCTAGGACTTTATGAACCATTAGTTAAGTTTGCAGCAGCAGGTGCAACCGTTCCTATAATAGGATTTGGATATTCACTTGCTAAAGGAGTAATGAAGTCAATTCAAAGTGATGGTTTTTTAGGTATTTTTCTAGGTGGTACAACTGCTACAGCTGGTGGAATAGCAGCAGCTATATTCTTTGGATATCTTATGTCAGTAGTATTTACTCCAAAAGCAAAACCATAA
- a CDS encoding sigma-70 family RNA polymerase sigma factor, with protein sequence MKKSFYELIISSRRNSVEDLQEILFTFEPLLKKLSKFLHYEEGNTDLIIFFIELLKKMDLEKFNMKNDGAIVKYIHKSLLNKTFELSKKYSKIKFKFVEFDENVLNIDIQLDKCFFEESICFYEYVFKELCGIQRKVIFYKYLKGYSDKEISMKLNISRQAVNKAKNRAFKKIKNDYKKYLNI encoded by the coding sequence ATGAAAAAATCTTTTTATGAACTAATTATTTCATCAAGAAGAAATTCAGTAGAGGATTTACAGGAAATTTTATTTACTTTTGAACCATTACTAAAAAAACTTAGTAAATTTTTACACTATGAAGAGGGGAATACAGATTTAATAATATTTTTTATTGAACTACTAAAAAAAATGGATTTAGAAAAATTTAATATGAAAAATGACGGTGCAATAGTCAAATATATTCATAAATCATTGCTTAATAAAACCTTTGAATTGTCTAAAAAATATTCTAAAATAAAATTTAAATTTGTAGAATTTGATGAGAATGTATTGAATATTGATATTCAGTTAGATAAATGTTTTTTTGAAGAAAGTATTTGTTTCTATGAATACGTTTTTAAGGAGTTATGTGGGATTCAAAGGAAAGTTATTTTTTATAAATATCTAAAAGGATATTCTGACAAAGAGATATCTATGAAGTTAAATATATCAAGACAAGCTGTTAATAAGGCTAAAAATAGAGCCTTTAAAAAAATAAAAAATGATTATAAAAAATATCTAAATATATAG
- a CDS encoding peptidase C80: protein MSLISKEDLIKLAYSIKPRENEYKAILTNLDEYNKLVTNNTEEKYLQLKKLSDSIDFFMNKYKNSSRNRALSNLKKDILKEVILIKNSNISPVEKNLHFIWIGGEVSDVALEYIKQWTDVNTEYSVKLWYDSEVFLANTLKKAIVESSTNEALQLLEEEIKNPQFDNMIFYKKRMELIYDRQKRFINYYESQINKPTVPTIDDIIKSHLVAEYGKDASLLESYRTNSLRKINSNNGIDIRSNNLFTEQELLSIYNQELLNHGNLAAASDVVRLLVLKKFGGVYLDVDMLPGIHSDLFQAISKPDYIAKDTWEKIKLEAIMKYKKYINNYTSENFDKLDQQLKDNFKIIIESKSEKSEIFSKLGNLDVSDIELKIAFALGSIINQALISKKGSYLTNLVIEQIKIRYKFLNQHLNPAIESGSNFSDVTKIFQDSLFESVNEDNASFLTRIAPYLEVGFMPEVRSTISLSGPGAYLLAYYDFMNLQENTLTKALDTSWLTEFKFPESNLSQFTEQEMKSLWSFDKASAKYQFEKYVRDYTGESLSEDSGLDFNKNTVINKNYLLNDKIPSNNLKETGSKNYVHYIIQLQGDDVSYESACNLFSKNPENSIIIQRNMNESAKSYFLSDDGKSIIELNKYRIPERLKNNEKIKVTFIGHGKDEFNTSEFARLSVDSLSNEISSFLDIIKLDISPKSVEINLLGCNMFSYDINVEETYPGKLLLRIMDKITSTLPSVNKDSITVGANQYEVRINSEGRKELLAHSGKWMNKEEAIMSDLSSKEYIFFDPIDNTLKAKSKNIPGLISISEDIKTLLLDASISPDVKFILNNLKLDIESSIGDYIYYEKLEPVKNIIHNSIDDLINEFNIIENVSDELYELKNLNNLDDRYLISFEDITKNNSTYSVRFINKNDGESVYVQTEKEIFSEYSEHITEEISTIKNSIVADVNGNLIYNVELDHVSQVNTLNAAFFIQSLIDYSSNKDVLNGLSTSVKVQLYAQLFSTGLNTIYDSIQLINLISNAVNDTINVLPTITEGIPIVSTILDGVNLGAAIKELIDEQDPLLKKELEAKVGVLAVNMSLSIAATISSIVGMGAEFTIFLLPIAGISAGIPSLVNNELILHDGATSVVDYFNHLAESKQYGPFKTEDDKVLVPIDDLVISEVDFNTDSIKLGKCDILAMEGGSGHTVTSNIDHFFSSPSISSHVPPLSIYPAIGMQTENLDFSKKLMMLPNATSRLFWWETGAVPGLRSLENDGTKLLDSIRDLYPGKFYWRFYAFFDFAITTLKPVYEDTNIKIKLDKDTRNFIMPTITTDEIRNKLSYSFEGAGGTYSLLLSSYPISTNIKLVKDDLWIFSIDNEVREISIEDGTIKKGNLIKDVLSKIDINKNKLIIGNQTIYFSGDIDNKDRYIFLTCELDDKISLVIEINLVAKSYSLLLSGDKDYLISNLSNTIEKIDTLGLNVKNIMYNYIDESNNKYFGAISKTSQKSIIYYKKDNKNILESYNGSTLESNCKDFVAENINVFMKDDINNITGKYYVDNNTDKSIEFSISLISKNEVKVNGLYLNESVYSSFLDFVKNSDGNYNTSNFINLFLEKIQFWKLFGVNNIDFVVDKYFVLNGKANLGYVEFICDNNKNIDIYFGKWKTAASKSSIFSGNGKNLIVEPIYNIDTGEDIYTSLDFSYEPLYGIDRYINKILIAPNLYTSLININTNYYLNDYYPEIIVLNPNTFHEKVNINLDSSSFEYKWSTEGRDFILSRYLEENNKEILQKIRLKDILSNTQSFNKMSIDFKDIKKLSLGYIMSNFKSFNSENELDREHFGFKTIDNKTYYYNEDSKLVKGLININNSLFYFDPIESNLVTGWKTINGKKYYFNINNGAASIGYTIINGKHFYFNNNGVMQLGVFKGPYGFEYFAPVNTYDNNQEGEAILYQNKFLTFNGNLYYFNVSSKAVTGWQILYGKKYYFNPSTGIAAVGLQVIDNNKYCFNPDNAVILKAWQTINGSRYYFDIDTSIAFTGYKTIEGKNFYFDNDGVMKIGVFSSSNGFEYFAPANTYNNNQEGQAIVYQNKFLILNGKKYYFDNNSKAVTGWQTIDGKKYYFNPNTAVAATGWQTIDGKKYYFNLNTAVAVTGWQTIDGKKYYFDTNTSIASTGYTIINSDHFYFDNSGVMQLGVFKGQNGFEYFAPANTYNNNQEGEAILYQNKFLTFDGNLYYFNTSSKAVTGWQTIDDKRYYFNPNNAIATTHLYTIDNDKYYFSHDGILQSGYITIERNNFYFDANNGSKMVTGVFKGPNGFEYFAPANTYNNNLEGQAIVYQNKFLILSGKRYYFNNNSKAAIGWQTIDGKKYYFKPDTAVAVTGWQITTDGKKRFFFNLDTAVAVTGWQTMGGKTYYFNLNTAAAVAGWQTIDGKKYYFNPNTFIVSTGYTIIDGKHFYFNNDGIIQIGVFKGPSGFEYFAPANADGNNVEGQAILYQNKFLRLADNIYYFDNNSKAVTGWQTIDGYRYYFEPDTAIGADGYKIIDNKSFYFRNGLIQIGVFKGPYGFEYFAPANADGNNVEGQSILYQNKFLHLADNVYYFGNNSKAVTGWQIIDGLKYYFELDTAIGANGYTIIDGKHFYFRNGITQVGVFKGPYGFECFAPANTVGNNVSGEAILYQNKLLNFFGSIYYFGNNSKAVTGWQTINGDVYYFMPDTARAAAGGYYTIDGVVYLFDTNGVKYPRIYG from the coding sequence ATGTCTTTAATATCTAAAGAAGATTTAATAAAACTAGCATATAGCATTAAACCAAGAGAAAATGAGTATAAAGCTATATTAACTAATTTAGATGAATACAATAAGTTAGTTACAAATAATACTGAGGAGAAATACTTACAATTAAAAAAACTAAGTGATTCTATTGATTTTTTCATGAATAAATATAAGAATTCAAGTAGAAATAGAGCATTATCTAATCTAAAAAAAGATATACTAAAGGAAGTAATTCTTATTAAAAATTCCAATATAAGTCCTGTAGAAAAAAATTTACATTTTATATGGATAGGTGGAGAAGTAAGTGATGTTGCTCTTGAATATATAAAACAATGGACTGATGTTAATACAGAATATAGTGTCAAACTGTGGTATGATAGTGAGGTATTCTTGGCTAATACACTAAAAAAAGCTATAGTTGAATCTTCTACCAATGAAGCATTACAATTATTAGAAGAAGAGATTAAAAATCCTCAATTTGATAATATGATATTTTACAAAAAGAGGATGGAACTTATATATGATAGACAAAAAAGGTTTATAAATTATTATGAATCTCAAATCAATAAACCTACAGTACCTACAATAGATGATATTATAAAGTCTCATCTAGTAGCTGAATATGGTAAAGACGCAAGTTTATTAGAATCCTATAGAACAAATTCTTTGAGAAAAATAAATAGTAATAATGGGATAGATATCAGATCTAATAACTTGTTTACAGAACAAGAATTATTAAGTATTTATAATCAAGAATTGTTAAATCATGGGAATCTAGCTGCAGCATCTGATGTAGTAAGATTATTAGTATTAAAAAAATTTGGAGGAGTATATTTAGATGTCGATATGCTTCCAGGCATACACTCTGATTTATTTCAAGCAATATCTAAACCTGATTATATAGCAAAAGATACTTGGGAAAAGATAAAATTAGAGGCTATTATGAAGTATAAGAAATATATAAATAATTATACATCAGAAAATTTTGATAAGCTTGATCAACAATTAAAAGATAATTTTAAAATCATTATAGAAAGTAAAAGTGAAAAATCTGAAATATTTTCTAAGTTAGGAAATTTAGATGTGTCTGATATTGAACTTAAAATAGCTTTTGCTTTAGGTAGTATTATAAATCAAGCCTTGATATCAAAAAAAGGTTCATATCTTACCAACCTAGTAATAGAACAAATAAAAATACGATATAAATTTTTAAACCAGCATCTTAATCCAGCTATAGAATCTGGGAGTAACTTCTCAGATGTGACCAAAATTTTCCAAGATTCATTATTTGAGTCAGTTAATGAAGATAACGCTTCATTTTTAACTAGAATAGCGCCATATTTAGAAGTGGGATTTATGCCAGAAGTCCGCTCTACAATAAGTTTAAGTGGTCCAGGAGCCTATTTATTAGCTTACTATGATTTTATGAATTTACAAGAAAATACTCTAACGAAAGCTTTAGATACATCATGGTTAACAGAATTTAAATTTCCAGAAAGTAATCTATCGCAATTTACAGAACAAGAAATGAAAAGCTTATGGAGTTTTGATAAAGCGAGTGCAAAATATCAGTTTGAGAAATATGTAAGAGATTATACTGGTGAATCTCTTTCTGAAGACAGTGGATTAGACTTTAATAAAAATACTGTTATAAATAAAAACTATTTATTAAATGATAAAATTCCATCAAATAATTTAAAAGAAACTGGAAGTAAAAATTACGTTCACTATATCATACAGCTACAAGGAGATGATGTAAGTTATGAATCAGCTTGTAATCTATTTTCTAAAAATCCCGAAAATAGCATTATTATACAACGAAATATGAATGAAAGTGCAAAAAGCTACTTTTTAAGTGATGATGGAAAATCTATTATAGAATTAAATAAATATAGAATACCTGAAAGGTTAAAAAATAATGAAAAAATAAAAGTAACCTTTATTGGACATGGTAAAGATGAATTCAACACAAGTGAATTTGCTAGATTAAGTGTAGATTCACTTTCTAATGAGATAAGTTCATTTTTAGATATCATAAAATTAGATATATCACCTAAAAGTGTAGAAATAAACTTGCTTGGATGTAATATGTTTAGTTATGATATTAATGTTGAGGAAACTTACCCTGGTAAATTACTATTAAGAATCATGGATAAGATTACTTCCACTTTACCTAGTGTAAATAAAGATTCTATTACTGTAGGAGCAAATCAATATGAAGTAAGAATTAATAGTGAGGGAAGAAAAGAGCTTTTAGCTCACTCTGGTAAATGGATGAATAAAGAGGAAGCTATTATGAGTGATTTATCTAGTAAAGAATACATTTTCTTTGACCCTATAGATAATACACTAAAAGCGAAATCTAAGAATATTCCAGGATTAATTTCAATATCAGAGGACATAAAAACATTATTACTTGATGCAAGTATTAGTCCTGACGTGAAATTTATTTTAAATAATCTTAAACTTGATATTGAATCCTCTATTGGAGATTACATTTATTATGAAAAATTAGAACCTGTTAAAAATATAATTCACAACTCTATAGATGATTTAATAAATGAGTTTAATATCATTGAAAATGTATCTGATGAATTATATGAATTAAAAAATTTAAATAATTTAGATGATAGATATTTAATATCTTTTGAAGATATAACAAAAAATAATTCAACTTATTCTGTAAGATTTATTAACAAAAATGATGGTGAATCAGTTTATGTACAGACAGAAAAAGAAATTTTTTCAGAATATAGCGAACATATTACAGAAGAGATAAGTACTATAAAAAATAGTATAGTTGCAGATGTTAATGGTAATTTAATATATAATGTAGAATTAGATCATGTATCTCAAGTTAATACATTAAATGCAGCATTCTTTATTCAATCATTAATAGATTATAGTAGTAATAAAGATGTATTAAATGGTTTAAGTACTTCGGTTAAGGTTCAACTCTATGCTCAACTATTTAGTACAGGGTTAAACACTATATATGACTCTATTCAATTGATAAACTTAATATCAAATGCAGTAAATGATACTATAAATGTACTACCCACTATAACAGAGGGAATACCTATTGTGTCTACTATATTAGATGGAGTAAATTTAGGTGCAGCAATTAAGGAATTAATAGACGAACAAGACCCATTGCTAAAAAAAGAGTTAGAGGCTAAGGTGGGTGTTTTAGCAGTAAATATGTCACTATCTATTGCTGCAACAATATCTTCAATTGTTGGAATGGGTGCTGAATTTACTATTTTCTTATTACCTATAGCTGGTATATCTGCAGGAATACCTTCATTAGTTAATAATGAATTAATATTACATGATGGAGCAACTTCAGTAGTAGATTATTTTAATCATTTGGCTGAATCTAAACAATACGGTCCTTTTAAAACAGAAGATGATAAAGTTTTAGTTCCTATTGATGATTTAGTAATATCAGAAGTTGATTTTAATACTGATTCTATAAAACTAGGAAAATGTGATATATTAGCAATGGAGGGTGGCTCAGGACACACAGTAACTAGTAACATAGATCACTTTTTCTCATCTCCATCTATAAGTTCTCATGTTCCTCCATTATCAATTTATCCTGCAATAGGAATGCAAACAGAAAATTTAGATTTTTCGAAAAAATTAATGATGTTACCTAATGCCACTTCGAGATTGTTTTGGTGGGAAACTGGAGCAGTTCCAGGTTTAAGGTCATTAGAAAATGATGGAACTAAATTACTTGATTCAATAAGAGATTTATATCCAGGCAAATTCTACTGGAGATTCTATGCATTTTTCGATTTTGCAATAACTACATTAAAACCAGTGTATGAAGACACAAATATTAAAATTAAATTAGATAAAGATACTAGAAACTTCATAATGCCAACTATAACTACTGATGAAATTAGAAACAAGTTATCTTATTCATTTGAGGGAGCAGGAGGAACTTACTCTTTATTATTATCTTCATATCCAATATCAACGAATATAAAGTTAGTTAAAGATGATTTATGGATATTTAGTATTGATAATGAAGTAAGAGAAATATCTATAGAAGATGGTACTATTAAAAAAGGAAATTTAATAAAAGATGTTTTAAGTAAAATTGATATAAATAAAAATAAACTTATTATAGGTAATCAAACAATATATTTTTCAGGTGATATAGATAATAAAGACAGATATATATTCTTGACTTGTGAGTTAGACGATAAAATTAGCTTAGTAATAGAAATAAACCTTGTTGCAAAATCTTATAGTTTATTATTGTCTGGAGATAAAGATTATTTAATATCTAATTTATCTAATACTATTGAGAAAATCGATACTTTAGGTCTAAATGTTAAGAATATAATGTACAACTATATTGATGAATCTAATAATAAATATTTTGGAGCTATATCTAAAACGAGTCAAAAAAGCATAATATATTATAAAAAAGATAATAAAAATATATTAGAATCTTATAATGGCAGTACACTAGAGTCTAACTGTAAAGATTTTGTTGCAGAGAATATAAATGTATTTATGAAAGATGATATTAATAATATAACAGGAAAATATTATGTTGATAATAATACTGATAAAAGTATAGAGTTCTCTATTTCTTTAATTAGTAAAAACGAAGTAAAAGTAAATGGATTATATTTAAATGAATCTGTATACTCGTCTTTCCTTGATTTTGTAAAAAATTCAGATGGAAACTACAATACTTCTAATTTTATAAACTTATTTTTGGAGAAGATACAGTTTTGGAAATTATTTGGAGTTAATAATATAGACTTTGTAGTTGATAAATACTTTGTTCTCAATGGTAAAGCTAATCTTGGATATGTAGAATTTATTTGTGATAATAATAAAAATATAGATATATATTTTGGTAAATGGAAAACAGCAGCATCTAAAAGCTCTATATTTAGTGGAAATGGTAAAAACCTTATAGTAGAACCTATATACAATATTGATACAGGTGAAGATATATATACTTCACTAGATTTTTCTTATGAACCTCTCTATGGAATAGATAGATATATTAATAAAATATTGATTGCCCCTAATTTATATACAAGTTTAATAAATATTAACACTAATTATTATTTAAATGATTACTATCCTGAGATTATAGTTCTTAACCCAAATACATTCCACGAAAAAGTAAATATAAATTTGGATAGTTCTTCTTTTGAGTATAAATGGTCTACAGAAGGACGTGACTTTATTTTATCTAGATATTTAGAAGAAAATAATAAGGAAATATTACAAAAAATAAGACTTAAAGATATTTTATCTAACACTCAATCATTTAACAAAATGAGTATAGATTTTAAAGATATTAAAAAACTATCCCTAGGATATATAATGAGTAATTTTAAATCATTTAACTCTGAAAATGAATTAGATAGAGAACATTTTGGGTTTAAAACAATCGATAACAAAACTTATTATTATAATGAAGATAGTAAATTGGTTAAGGGATTAATCAATATAAATAATTCATTATTTTACTTTGACCCTATAGAATCTAATTTAGTAACAGGATGGAAGACTATAAATGGTAAAAAATATTATTTTAATATAAATAATGGAGCAGCTTCAATTGGTTATACAATTATCAATGGTAAACACTTTTATTTTAATAATAATGGTGTGATGCAGTTAGGTGTATTTAAAGGACCATATGGATTTGAGTACTTTGCCCCTGTTAATACTTATGATAATAACCAAGAAGGTGAAGCTATACTTTATCAAAATAAATTTTTAACTTTTAATGGAAATCTATACTATTTCAATGTTAGCTCAAAAGCAGTTACAGGATGGCAAATTCTTTACGGTAAGAAATACTACTTTAACCCTAGTACTGGCATTGCTGCAGTGGGATTACAAGTAATTGATAACAATAAGTATTGTTTTAATCCTGATAATGCTGTCATCTTAAAAGCTTGGCAGACTATTAATGGTAGTAGATACTATTTTGATATTGACACCTCTATTGCATTTACTGGTTATAAAACCATTGAGGGTAAAAACTTTTATTTTGACAATGATGGTGTAATGAAAATAGGTGTGTTCAGTAGTTCTAATGGATTTGAATATTTTGCCCCTGCTAATACTTATAATAATAACCAAGAAGGTCAGGCTATAGTTTACCAAAATAAATTCTTAATTTTGAATGGTAAAAAATATTACTTTGATAATAACTCAAAAGCAGTTACAGGATGGCAAACTATTGATGGTAAAAAATATTACTTTAATCCTAATACTGCTGTTGCAGCTACAGGATGGCAAACTATTGATGGTAAAAAATATTACTTTAATCTTAATACTGCTGTTGCAGTTACAGGATGGCAAACTATTGATGGTAAAAAGTATTACTTTGATACCAACACTTCCATAGCTTCAACTGGTTATACAATTATTAATAGTGACCATTTTTATTTTGATAATAGTGGTGTGATGCAGTTAGGTGTATTTAAAGGACAAAATGGATTTGAGTATTTTGCCCCTGCTAATACTTATAATAATAACCAAGAAGGTGAAGCTATACTTTATCAAAATAAATTTTTAACTTTTGATGGAAATCTATACTATTTCAATACTAGCTCAAAAGCAGTAACTGGATGGCAAACTATTGATGATAAGAGATATTACTTTAATCCGAATAATGCTATTGCTACGACTCATCTATATACTATTGATAATGATAAGTATTATTTTAGCCATGATGGAATTCTTCAAAGTGGATATATTACTATTGAAAGAAATAATTTCTATTTTGATGCTAATAATGGTTCTAAAATGGTGACAGGAGTATTTAAAGGACCTAATGGATTTGAGTATTTTGCCCCTGCTAATACTTATAATAATAACCTAGAAGGTCAGGCTATAGTTTACCAAAATAAATTCTTAATTTTGAGTGGTAAAAGATATTACTTTAATAATAACTCAAAAGCAGCTATTGGATGGCAAACTATTGATGGTAAAAAATATTACTTTAAGCCTGATACTGCTGTCGCAGTTACAGGCTGGCAAATTACTACTGATGGTAAAAAAAGATTTTTCTTTAATCTTGACACTGCTGTTGCAGTTACAGGCTGGCAAACTATGGGTGGTAAAACATACTATTTTAATCTTAACACTGCTGCTGCAGTTGCAGGCTGGCAAACTATTGATGGTAAAAAATATTATTTCAATCCTAACACTTTCATAGTTTCAACTGGTTATACAATTATTGATGGTAAACATTTTTACTTTAATAATGATGGTATTATTCAGATAGGTGTGTTTAAAGGACCAAGTGGATTTGAATATTTTGCCCCTGCTAATGCTGATGGTAATAACGTAGAAGGTCAGGCTATACTTTATCAAAATAAATTCCTGCGTTTAGCAGATAATATATATTACTTTGATAACAACTCAAAAGCAGTAACTGGATGGCAAACTATTGATGGCTATAGATATTACTTTGAACCTGATACAGCTATAGGTGCGGATGGTTATAAAATTATTGATAATAAAAGCTTTTATTTTAGAAATGGTTTAATTCAGATAGGTGTGTTTAAAGGACCATATGGATTTGAATATTTTGCCCCTGCTAATGCTGATGGTAATAACGTAGAAGGTCAGTCTATACTTTATCAAAATAAATTCCTGCATTTAGCAGATAATGTATATTACTTTGGTAACAACTCAAAAGCAGTAACTGGATGGCAAATTATTGATGGCCTTAAATATTACTTTGAACTTGATACAGCTATAGGTGCGAATGGTTATACAATTATTGATGGTAAACACTTCTATTTTAGAAATGGTATTACACAGGTAGGTGTGTTTAAAGGACCATATGGATTTGAATGTTTTGCCCCTGCTAATACTGTTGGTAATAACGTATCAGGTGAGGCTATACTTTATCAAAATAAATTACTGAATTTCTTTGGTTCTATATATTATTTTGGTAACAACTCAAAGGCAGTAACTGGGTGGCAAACTATTAATGGCGATGTCTATTATTTTATGCCTGATACTGCTAGAGCTGCAGCTGGTGGATATTACACCATAGATGGAGTTGTATATTTATTTGATACTAACGGAGTAAAATATCCTCGTATATATGGTTAA